The following coding sequences lie in one Zingiber officinale cultivar Zhangliang chromosome 2B, Zo_v1.1, whole genome shotgun sequence genomic window:
- the LOC122047722 gene encoding probable ribosome-binding factor A, chloroplastic, which yields MTRLSAPWRSTTNTMSRLPPSPLTLSVALFSTTSSNVSSYALCLRPRTWTSPKLTVVIGGRRGGTVRCMANQRRVKMVAKQIQRELSDMLITDKVLQYAVLPEASLGADRYLSSLTTISGVEVSSDLQVVKVYVSVFGDDRGKEVAIAGLKSKVKYVRSELGRRMKLRLTPEIRFIEDESLERGSRVIAILDRLKEEKSTRDQDVKQFEPPNSSEEDGEGDMDNEDEDIIYVN from the exons ATGACTCGCTTATCTGCTCCTTGGAGAAGCACAACAAATACCATGAGCCGGTTGCCCCCGTCTCCTCTAACGCTCTCCGTTGCTCTGTTCTCCACCACCAGCAGCAATGTCTCCAGCTACGCCCTCTGTCTCCGTCCACGGACCTGGACGAGCCCTAAGCTCACGGTGGTGATCGGCGGACGACGAGGCGGGACGGTCCGGTGTATGGCGAACCAGCGTCGGGTCAAGATGGTGGCCAAGCAGATCCAGAGGGAGCTGTCGGATATGTTGATCACCGACAAGGTTCTCCAGTATGCCGTCCTCCCGGAAGCCTCCCTCGGTGCCGACCGCTACCTCTCCTCCCTCACTACTATTAGCGGCGTCGAGGTCTCCAGCGACCTCCAG GTTGTTAAGGTGTATGTGTCTGTCTTTGGTGATGATCGAGGAAAAGAGGTTGCTATTGCTGGACTGAAGTCGAAGGTCAAGTATGTGCGTAGTGAGCTGGGGAGGCGGATGAAGTTGCGCCTAACTCCTGAAATACGTTTCATTGAAGATGAGTCGCTAGAAAGAGGAAGCAGA GTGATAGCCATATTGGACAGGTTAAAGGAAGAGAAGAGCACCAGAGATCAAGATGTCAAACAATTTGAACCTCCAAATTCTTCTGAAGAAGACGGAGAAGGTGATAtggataatgaagatgaagacaTCATTTATGTAAATTAA